In Corynebacterium frankenforstense DSM 45800, the DNA window TTCTTGTTCAGGGCCACTGTGTGGGCTCCAATCCGTGTCGGGGCAGTGACGTCCGCTACAGATGTAGCACGCCCGCCGGCCTAGCGGGGCCAGATTCCGGAGCAGCCCCGCCGGTGCGAGTCCATCAGATGGGTGTCGACGACGCCGACGGCCTCCATCAGCGCGAACATCGTCGTCGGCCCGACGAAGCGGAAGCCCGCCTTCTTCAGGTCGCGCGCCAGCGCCTCGGACTCGGGGGAGACCGTGGGCACCTCCGACATCGTGCGCGGCTCCGGGGTGCGCTCCGGCCGGTGCGACCAGACCAGGTCCACCAGGCCGCCGTGGGCGCGCAGCGCCACGGTGGCCCGGGCGTTGTGCACCGCGGCGTCGATCTTGGCCGCATTGCGGATCAGCGCGGCGTCGGAAAGCAACCGCTGTCTGTCGCCCTCGTCGAAGGCGGCGACGACGTCGGGGACGAAGCCGGCGAAGGCCTCCCTAAACGCCGGGCGTTTGCGCAGCACCGTCGCCCAGGACAGTCCCGCCTGGAAGCCCTCGAGCACGATGCGCTCGTAGAGCCCCGTCTCGTCGCGCACGGGTACGCCCCACTCGGTGTCGTAGTACTCGCGCAGCAGGGGGTCGCGCGCCGCCCACGGCGGGCGGCGCAGGCCGTCGTCGCACAGCACGGTGCCGTCGTTCTCAGAATCTCTCATGTCAGGTATGACTCCCGGAGACCAGTCTACGGTTCCACGGAAGGTACCCTGGGCTTCATGGACAGGCCCGCGGTGAGAGACGCCATGCTGCTCATTCTGCGCGTCGTGCTCGGCGTCATCTTCGTCGCCCACGGCTGGCGCATCCTGCTCATCGACGGGATCGCGGAGACGACCGGCCAGTTCAGCGCCTGGGGCGTGCCCCAGCCGGCGCTCTCGGCCTGGGTCGCCGCGCTCGGCCAGCTGCTCTGCGGCGCGCTGCTCTGCGTCGGCCTGCTGACCACCGCCGTGGCCGGGGTGCTCGCCGTCTTCGTCGCCGCCGCGGCCTACCTGGTGCACCTGGACAACGGGCTCTTCAACGTCGACGGCGGGCTCGAGTACCCGCTCGTGCTCATCGCCGCGCTGCTGGTCATCGTCGTCTTCGGCACCGGGCGCGCGAGCGTCGACGGGGTGTTGTCGCGATGATCGGCCACGAGGACATCCAGGACGAGCTCTCCGCCCGCCTCGACGGCGAACCCGGCCGGCTCTCCGACGACGTCGTGGAGGCCCACCTGGCCGCCTGCGAGCGGTGCCGCGCCTTCTACGAGCGCGCCCGCTCCCTGAAGGACATGCTCGGCTCCGACGAGCCCGAAAAGGTCGAGCCGCAGGCCGTGGCCCCCGACCTGACCGCCGAGATCCTCGCCGAGGTCGAGACCGAGTGGCGCCGCGCCGCCGGCACCCGCCAGGCGCTCCTGGCCACCTGCCGGGTCGTGCTCGTCGTCGCCGGGCTGCTCTTCGCCGTCTGGGCCGTGATGACGGTGGCCGCCACCGGCGGGCTGACCACCACCGACACCGAGGCCGGGGTGCTCGCCCCGGACGCGCAGCCGGAGCTGGCCGCGATGCTCGGCCAGGCCGCCGCGGTGCGCCTGGCCACGGCCATCACCCTCTTCTTCGGCGCGTGGCGCCCGCGGATCCTGCCCGGCTTCCTGGTCTTCCTGTGCGCGTGCACCATGTTCAACCTGGGCTTCGCCATGCGCGACCTGGTCCTCGACCTGGCCGGCACCGTCCAGGTCGCCGGGCTGCTGCTCTACGCGGTGACCACCGTCGTCGCCGCCGTCGCCTGCTGGCTGTCCTGGGACGCCGGGCGCGCCGGCGGCTGGCGCATCCTCGGCGCCGGGCCCTCGGAGCTCGGCTGACCCCACGGCTGTGCCCGTGTCCGGGCCTGCGGGACTCAGTGCCAGCTCGGCAGCCACATCAGCTGCTGGTACCAGAACTCGGGGACGAGGATCCCGTAGAGGATCGGGGAGAAGTAGACGAACATCGCGACCACCAGGCCGAGGTAGCAGACCACGGCGAAGGTGCCCGTGCGCAGCGGCCGGCCCGCCAGCGCGGTGACGGCCCGCGAGTGCAGCGGGCGCCCGGCGCCGACGAGCCCCGCGGCCGCCAGCGCGATGAGCAGGACGATGAAGGGCGCCAGCGGCTCGGCGTAGAAGAAGTACATCTGGCGGTCGTAGGTGGCCAGCCACGGCAGGAAGCCCGCGGCGAAGCCGATCAGCGGCACCGCGAAGCGCACGTCGCGGCGCACCAGAAGGCACCACAGGCCCCACAGCAGCGCCGGGACGGTCAGCCACCAGATCGCCGGGGTGCCGAAGAGGAAGATCATCCGCCGGCACTCGCCGGCCGCGCAGTCCACCCCGTCCGCGGACAGGTAGAGGATGGGCCGGCCCGAGACCAGCCAGGACCACGGCTTGGAGTCCCACGGGTGCGAGTGGCCCGAGGAGGTGGTCAGCCCGGCGTGGAAGTCCAGCACCGAGCGGTGGTAGTACAGCCACCCGGCCAGCCCGTCGGGCAGGTGGCTGAGCAGCGAGCCCGGCTCGATGCTGCCGTCGGCCGCCGCGTGCCGGTAGACGGAGGTCTCCGAGGCGAACCAGGCCCGCCAGGACCAGACGTAGACCAGCAACGGCACCAGCACCAGGGACGCCAGGGCAGGCACGGCGTCGCGAAGCAGTGCGCCCCACCAGGGGCTGCGCACACCGTAGCGGCGCCGCAGCAGCGCGTCGGCGCCCACGGAGGCCAGCCCGAAGAACGCGATGTAATAGAGGCCGGACCACTTCACCCCGCACGCCAGGCCCAGCAGCACGCCGGCGGTGAAGCGCCACCAGCGGAAGCCCATCCGCGGCCCGAGCCTCCCGCCCGCCAGCGGACCGGCCGCCCACGCCGCGTGCAGGCGGGCGTGCACCTGCCTGTGGTCGTTGACCAGCGCCCAGGCGGCCAGCACGATGAAGAGGACCTGGAAGATGTCGAGCATGCCGAAGCGGGAGCCGACCAGCAGCACGCCGTCGAAGACGGCCAGCACACCCGCGATCAGCGCCACCCGCCGGCTCGCGCTGAGCTGGCGGGCCAGGCCCATCGTCGCGAGCACCACGCCCACGCCGAAGGCCGCGCCGACCACGCGCCAGCCCCACGGCGAGTAGCCGAAGACGTGCTCGCCGAGCGCGATGAACTGCTTGGCCACCGGCGGGTGCACCACGAGCCCGTAGCCCGGGTTCGACTCGATGCCGCCGGTCAACGGGTTGTCCTGGGAGAGCACCATGTCCCAGGCCTGGGGCACGTAGTGCTTCTCGTCGAAGACGGGCGTGCCCGAGGACGTCGAGCCGCCGAGGCCGAGGAAGCGGGTCAGCGCCGCCAGCAGGCCGACGACGAGGAAGGACAGGGTGTCCGCGCGGCCCCAGGGCAGGGTCGCGGGCGGGCGCGGCGCGGGTCGCGCCACGCGGAGGGGGCGGTGGCTCGCGGTGGTGGTCACCCGGCTGATTGTAGGCCCGCGGGGCCTGTGGGATGCTGGCAGGCATGGACGAGCGTCAGGAAGAGTCAGGCGCCCCGGCACTGCCCCGGGGCGTGATCGTGGCGGCCACGCCGCTGGGCAACATCGACGACGCCTCCCCGCGCCTGCGCGCCGCGCTCGCGGGCGCCGACGTCGTCGCCGCCGAGGACACCCGGCGCACCCGGGCCCTGGCTGCCGCGCTGGGCCTGGAGATCCGCGGGCGCGTGGTCTCCAACTTCGACCACAACGAGGCGCGCCGGGCGGAGACGCTTCTCGACGCCGCGCGCCACGGCACCGTGCTCGTGGTCACCGACGCCGGCATGCCCGTCGTCTCGGACCCGGGCCTCACCCTCGTCGACGCCGCGCTCGACGCCGGCGTGCCCGTGACCTGCTTCCCGGGACCGTCGGCCGTGCCCACGGCGCTGGCGCTCTCGGGTCTGTCGGTCGGCCGCTTCATCTTCGACGGCTTCGCGCCGCGCAAGTCCGGCCGGCGCCGCAGCTGGCTGGAGTCGCTGAAGGGGGAGCGGCGTGCGGTCTGCTTCTTCGAGTCCCCGCACCGGCTCGCCGAGACGCTTCACGACGCCGCGCAGGTGCTCGGCGCGCAGCGGCGCGCCGTGGTGTGCCGCGAGCTGACCAAGACCCACGAGGAGGTCGTGCGCGGCACGCTGGGCGAGCTGGCGGAGCGTGCCGACGCCGGCGTGCTGGGCGAGGTCACCGTGGTGCTCGACGGCTCCGACGGGGAGGAGACAGACGTGGCCGGGCTCGTCGACGCGGTGCTCGAGCGGGTGGCCGCCGGTGAGCGGCTCAAGGCCGTGTGCAAGGACGTCGCCGGGGCCGCCGGGGTCTCCTCGCGCGAGCTCTACGAGGCCGCTCTCGCCGCCCGTGGCTGAGATGGTCATGACAACTTCCGGTTAGCCAGCGGGACATTCTCCGCGTACCCTGAAAAGACGGTGCAGAAAAAGTAATCAATCTGACAGGGAAGGACGTCATGACCGATCGAGAAAGAGAGACAGCGGCTTCCGCGCCGGCTCCCGACCCCGATGAGGCGGTCGTGGCCCGGCAGGTCCCCGAGGAATACGAGACCGTCGCCGAGCAGATGGACAAGCGCTCCGCGACCGCGCAGCTCGACGACATGCTGCACTCCCGCGAGGAGATCGAGGCCGAGCTCGCCAACCCGGAGAAGGTCGAGCTCGCCGCCGAGAGCGACTCGAACCGCATCAACTGGGTCGTCGTCGGCATCGCCGGCGCGATCGTCCTGGCCACCGTGCTGTGGGGCCTGCTCGGCGCCGACAGCTTCGCCGACTTCGCGGCCTCCGCGCTCGACGTCGTCGTCAACAACCTGGGCTGGGCCTTCGTGCTCTTCGGCACCGTCTTCGTCGTCTTCGTCATCGTCATCGCGCTCAGCCACTTCGGCACGATCCGGCTGGGGCAGGTGAACGAGGAACCGGAGTTCAACAGGGTCTCCTGGATCGCGATGATGTTCGCCGCCGGCATGGGCATCGGCCTGATGTTCTACGGCGCCAGCGAGCCGCTGAACTTCTACCGCGACGGCGTGCCCGGCCGCGGCACCGAGGACGTCTCCGCGTCCATGGCCTCCGCGATGTTCCACTGGACCCTGCACCCCTGGGCGATCTACGCGATTGTCGGCCTGGCCATCGCCTACTCCACGTTCCGCATCGGCCGTAAGCAGCTGATCTCCTCGGCCTTCGTGCCGCTGATCGGCGAGAAGAACGCCAACGGCTGGGTCGGCCAGCTCATCGACATCCTGGCCATCTTCGCCACCGTCTTCGGCACCGCCTGCTCCCTGGGCCTGGGCGCCCTGCAGATCGGCGCCGGCCTGACCGCCGCCGGCTTCGTCGACTCCGTGGGCAACCAGCTCATCGTCGGCATCGTCGCCGTGCTGACCCTGGCCTTCCTGCTGTCCGCCATGTCGGGCGTGGGCAAGGGCATCCAGTACCTGTCCAACACGAACATGGTGCTGGCCGCCATCCTGGCCATCTTCGTCTTCGTCGTCGGCCCGACCCTGGCCGTGCTCAACCTGATCCCGGGCACCGTCGGCGCCTACCTGGCGGACTTCTTCGACATGGCCTCGCGCACCGCGACCAACTCCGACGGCGAGTGGCTGTCGAGCTGGACCATCTTCTACTGGTCCTGGTGGATCTCCTGGTCGCCGTTCGTCGGCATGTTCCTGGCCCGCATCTCGCGCGGCCGCACCATCCGCGAGTTCTGCCTCGGCGTGCTCTTCGTGCCCGCCGGCGTCTCCATGATCTGGTTCGCCATCTTCGGCGGCACCGCGATCACCATGGAGCGCGAGGGCGAGTCCATCTGGGGCGACGGCAGCGCCGAGACCCAGCTGTTCAACCTGCTGCACAACCTGCCGGCCGGTGAGATCGTCGGCGTCGTCGCCGTGATCCTGCTGGGCACCTTCTTCATCACCTCGGCCGACTCGGCCTCCACGGTGATGGGCTCGATGTCCATGTTCGGCCGCTCCGACGCCAACCCCTGGGTCTCCGCCTGCTGGGGCCTGGCCACCGCCCTGATCGGCATGACCCTGCTCATCTCCGGCGGCGACGACGCGCTGAACAACGTCCAGAACGTCACCATCGTCGCGGCCGCGCCCTTCCTGGTGATCATCATCCTGCTGATGTTCGCCATCGTGAAGGACCTGAGCAGCGACGTCATCTACCGCGACTACGTCGAGGACGCGGACTTCAGCCGCCGCCTGTCCCGCGAGCGTCGCATCCGCGCCGCCCAGCTGCGCGCCAAGGCGCTGACCGAGCGCTACTCCGAGCGCACCGGTCGCCCGCGCGGCGCGGCGGCCGACACCGCGGAGGACTAGACCCCTCCCCGGTGCGCCGGGCCGGGCGCCCAGTAGAGTGTCACCCATGAACGACACTGTGCTTGTCTCGGTTGCCTGGCCCTACGCCAACGGCCCGCGCCACATCGGTCACGTGGCCGGCTTCGGCGTCCCCTCGGACGTCTTCGCCCGCTACCAGCGAATGCGTGGCGCGGACGTGCTGATGATCTCCGGCACCGACGAGCACGGCACCCCGCTGCTCGTCCAGGCGGACAAGGAGGGCGTCAGCGTCCAGGAGCTGGCGGACCGCTACAACCGCCAGATCGTCGAGGACCTCGCGGGCCTCGGCCTCTCCTACGACCTGTTCACCCGTACCAGCACCCGCAACCACTACGCGGTGGTCCAGGAGCTCTTCCGCGGCCTGCTGGACAACGGGTACATGATCCGCCAGAAGACCCTCGGCGCCGTCTCGCCGTCGACCGGGCGCACCCTGCCGGACCGCTACATCGAGGGCACCTGCCCGATCTGCGGAGCCGACGGCGCGCGCGGCGACCAGTGCGACAACTGCGGCAACCAGCTCGACCCCGTGGACCTGATCAAGCCGGTGAGCAAGATCAACGGCGAGGCCCCGGAGTTCGTCGAGACCGAGCACTTCCTGCTCGACCTGCCCGCGCTGGCCGGCGCCCTGGAGAAGTGGCTCAAGACCCGCGACTCCTGGCGCCCCAACGTGCTGAAGTTCTCGCTGAACCTCCTCGGCGACCTGCACCCGCGCGCGATGACCCGCGACATCGACTGGGGCATCCCGGTGCCGGTCGAGGGCTGGCAGGACAACAACGCCAAGAAGCTCTACGTCTGGTTCGACGCCGTCGTCGGCTACCTCTCCGCCTCCATCGAGTGGGCCTGGCGCAGCGGCGACCCCGAGGCCTGGAAGAAGTGGTGGCAGGACCCGGAGGCCACCAGCTACTACTTCATGGGCAAGGACAACATCACCTTCCACTCCCAGATCTGGCCCGGCGAGCTCCTCGGCTACGCCGGCAAGGGCGACAAGGGCGGCGAGGTCCACCGCTACGGCGAGCTGAACCTGCCCACCGAGGTCGTCTCCTCCGAGTTCCTGACGATGTCCGGCTCGAAGTTCTCCTCCTCCAAGGGCGTGGTCATCTACGTCAAGGACTTCCTGCGCGAGTTCGGCCCGGACCCGCTGCGCTACTTCATCGCGGTGGCCGGCCCGGAGAACAACGACACCGACTTCACCTGGGACGAGTTCGTCCGCCGCATCAACAACGAGCTGGCCAACGGCTGGGGCAACCTGGTCAACCGCACCGTGTCGATGGCGCACAAGAACTTCGGCCAGGTGCCCGCCCCGGCCGCGCTCGAGGCCGCCGACGAGGAGATCCTCGGCCTGGCCGAGCGCACCTTCGACGAGGCCGGCGAGCTGCTCGCCCAGTCGAAGTTCAAGGCCGCCATCACCGCCGTGATGCACGTCGTCGGCGAGGCCAACGCCTACATCGCCGACCAGGAGCCCTGGAAGCTGGCGAAGGACGAGTCCGCCCGCGAGCGCCTGGCCACCGTGCTGTGGACCGCGCTGCAGGTCGTCAGCGACTGCAACACGATGCTCACCCCGTTCCTGCCGCACACCGCCCAGGCCGTCCACGAGACCCTCGGCCGCTCCGGCGTGTGGGCCGCCGAGCCGCGCGTCGAGGAGGTCACCGACGACATGCCGGTCGACCTCGTCGGCGTCGGCCTGCCGGAGGAGGGGCGCACCTACCCGGTGATCATGGGCGACTACGCCGAGGAGAAGGCCCGCTGGGCCCGCGTCGACGTCGAGCCGGGCACCCCGCTGGCCAAGCCGAAGCCCCTGATCGCCAAGCTCGACCCCGAGCTCGCCGAGACCGGACCTGAATGGG includes these proteins:
- a CDS encoding DNA-3-methyladenine glycosylase I produces the protein MRDSENDGTVLCDDGLRRPPWAARDPLLREYYDTEWGVPVRDETGLYERIVLEGFQAGLSWATVLRKRPAFREAFAGFVPDVVAAFDEGDRQRLLSDAALIRNAAKIDAAVHNARATVALRAHGGLVDLVWSHRPERTPEPRTMSEVPTVSPESEALARDLKKAGFRFVGPTTMFALMEAVGVVDTHLMDSHRRGCSGIWPR
- a CDS encoding DoxX family protein is translated as MDRPAVRDAMLLILRVVLGVIFVAHGWRILLIDGIAETTGQFSAWGVPQPALSAWVAALGQLLCGALLCVGLLTTAVAGVLAVFVAAAAYLVHLDNGLFNVDGGLEYPLVLIAALLVIVVFGTGRASVDGVLSR
- a CDS encoding zf-HC2 domain-containing protein — translated: MIGHEDIQDELSARLDGEPGRLSDDVVEAHLAACERCRAFYERARSLKDMLGSDEPEKVEPQAVAPDLTAEILAEVETEWRRAAGTRQALLATCRVVLVVAGLLFAVWAVMTVAATGGLTTTDTEAGVLAPDAQPELAAMLGQAAAVRLATAITLFFGAWRPRILPGFLVFLCACTMFNLGFAMRDLVLDLAGTVQVAGLLLYAVTTVVAAVACWLSWDAGRAGGWRILGAGPSELG
- a CDS encoding dolichyl-phosphate-mannose--protein mannosyltransferase, with product MTTTASHRPLRVARPAPRPPATLPWGRADTLSFLVVGLLAALTRFLGLGGSTSSGTPVFDEKHYVPQAWDMVLSQDNPLTGGIESNPGYGLVVHPPVAKQFIALGEHVFGYSPWGWRVVGAAFGVGVVLATMGLARQLSASRRVALIAGVLAVFDGVLLVGSRFGMLDIFQVLFIVLAAWALVNDHRQVHARLHAAWAAGPLAGGRLGPRMGFRWWRFTAGVLLGLACGVKWSGLYYIAFFGLASVGADALLRRRYGVRSPWWGALLRDAVPALASLVLVPLLVYVWSWRAWFASETSVYRHAAADGSIEPGSLLSHLPDGLAGWLYYHRSVLDFHAGLTTSSGHSHPWDSKPWSWLVSGRPILYLSADGVDCAAGECRRMIFLFGTPAIWWLTVPALLWGLWCLLVRRDVRFAVPLIGFAAGFLPWLATYDRQMYFFYAEPLAPFIVLLIALAAAGLVGAGRPLHSRAVTALAGRPLRTGTFAVVCYLGLVVAMFVYFSPILYGILVPEFWYQQLMWLPSWH
- the rsmI gene encoding 16S rRNA (cytidine(1402)-2'-O)-methyltransferase — encoded protein: MDERQEESGAPALPRGVIVAATPLGNIDDASPRLRAALAGADVVAAEDTRRTRALAAALGLEIRGRVVSNFDHNEARRAETLLDAARHGTVLVVTDAGMPVVSDPGLTLVDAALDAGVPVTCFPGPSAVPTALALSGLSVGRFIFDGFAPRKSGRRRSWLESLKGERRAVCFFESPHRLAETLHDAAQVLGAQRRAVVCRELTKTHEEVVRGTLGELAERADAGVLGEVTVVLDGSDGEETDVAGLVDAVLERVAAGERLKAVCKDVAGAAGVSSRELYEAALAARG
- a CDS encoding BCCT family transporter, whose product is MDKRSATAQLDDMLHSREEIEAELANPEKVELAAESDSNRINWVVVGIAGAIVLATVLWGLLGADSFADFAASALDVVVNNLGWAFVLFGTVFVVFVIVIALSHFGTIRLGQVNEEPEFNRVSWIAMMFAAGMGIGLMFYGASEPLNFYRDGVPGRGTEDVSASMASAMFHWTLHPWAIYAIVGLAIAYSTFRIGRKQLISSAFVPLIGEKNANGWVGQLIDILAIFATVFGTACSLGLGALQIGAGLTAAGFVDSVGNQLIVGIVAVLTLAFLLSAMSGVGKGIQYLSNTNMVLAAILAIFVFVVGPTLAVLNLIPGTVGAYLADFFDMASRTATNSDGEWLSSWTIFYWSWWISWSPFVGMFLARISRGRTIREFCLGVLFVPAGVSMIWFAIFGGTAITMEREGESIWGDGSAETQLFNLLHNLPAGEIVGVVAVILLGTFFITSADSASTVMGSMSMFGRSDANPWVSACWGLATALIGMTLLISGGDDALNNVQNVTIVAAAPFLVIIILLMFAIVKDLSSDVIYRDYVEDADFSRRLSRERRIRAAQLRAKALTERYSERTGRPRGAAADTAED
- the metG gene encoding methionine--tRNA ligase translates to MNDTVLVSVAWPYANGPRHIGHVAGFGVPSDVFARYQRMRGADVLMISGTDEHGTPLLVQADKEGVSVQELADRYNRQIVEDLAGLGLSYDLFTRTSTRNHYAVVQELFRGLLDNGYMIRQKTLGAVSPSTGRTLPDRYIEGTCPICGADGARGDQCDNCGNQLDPVDLIKPVSKINGEAPEFVETEHFLLDLPALAGALEKWLKTRDSWRPNVLKFSLNLLGDLHPRAMTRDIDWGIPVPVEGWQDNNAKKLYVWFDAVVGYLSASIEWAWRSGDPEAWKKWWQDPEATSYYFMGKDNITFHSQIWPGELLGYAGKGDKGGEVHRYGELNLPTEVVSSEFLTMSGSKFSSSKGVVIYVKDFLREFGPDPLRYFIAVAGPENNDTDFTWDEFVRRINNELANGWGNLVNRTVSMAHKNFGQVPAPAALEAADEEILGLAERTFDEAGELLAQSKFKAAITAVMHVVGEANAYIADQEPWKLAKDESARERLATVLWTALQVVSDCNTMLTPFLPHTAQAVHETLGRSGVWAAEPRVEEVTDDMPVDLVGVGLPEEGRTYPVIMGDYAEEKARWARVDVEPGTPLAKPKPLIAKLDPELAETGPEWAPVAE